A DNA window from Stigmatella aurantiaca contains the following coding sequences:
- a CDS encoding AI-2E family transporter, which produces MGTASGSRSQISPRTVWTVGLNILAILGLLLMVRAASGVLSWVLVALFLALAASPGVSWLQRRGLRRGMAVGLVFLTGLGLVVALLTTFVPMLVQQGQSLVHAAPGYIEALKHEPWVQQLDERYDVIERVSAEMRQRLPGAAMPMLGVVSGVLHRLAAFITVVVLTLFFLCFGQDVFDKALLWLPPPERTYWRGLALRMYHNVGSYVAGAFCISLIGGAVTLATLLFLDVPYFVPLGLAMAVLGLIPFIGPLLGGALVVATAYASGGMRVGLIALGVFFVYQQVENHLLQPIIQRHTLRMNPLLIALSMLVGTAFAGVLGALLALPVAGAVQVVAQDRLARRQERWHAQGLDPITEPVPPPPREAEGENAPGPRH; this is translated from the coding sequence GTGGGCACAGCCTCGGGGTCGCGCTCTCAGATATCCCCCCGCACGGTCTGGACGGTGGGGCTGAACATCCTGGCGATCCTGGGGCTGCTCCTGATGGTGCGTGCCGCCAGCGGCGTCCTGTCCTGGGTGCTGGTGGCGCTGTTCCTGGCCCTGGCGGCCAGCCCGGGGGTCTCCTGGCTCCAGCGCCGGGGGTTGCGGCGCGGGATGGCCGTGGGGCTGGTGTTTCTGACAGGCCTGGGCCTGGTCGTGGCCCTGTTGACGACGTTCGTCCCCATGCTCGTGCAGCAAGGCCAGTCCCTGGTCCATGCGGCGCCCGGCTACATCGAGGCGCTGAAGCACGAGCCCTGGGTCCAGCAGCTCGACGAGCGCTATGACGTCATCGAGCGCGTCTCCGCGGAGATGCGGCAGCGGCTGCCCGGGGCGGCGATGCCCATGCTGGGGGTGGTGTCGGGCGTGCTCCACCGCCTGGCGGCCTTCATCACCGTGGTGGTGCTGACGCTCTTCTTCCTGTGCTTCGGCCAGGACGTGTTCGACAAGGCCCTGCTGTGGCTGCCACCGCCGGAGCGGACCTATTGGCGGGGGCTGGCGCTGCGGATGTACCACAACGTCGGAAGCTACGTGGCCGGCGCGTTCTGCATCTCGCTCATTGGCGGGGCGGTGACGCTGGCGACGCTGCTGTTCCTGGACGTGCCCTACTTCGTTCCGCTCGGCCTGGCCATGGCGGTGCTGGGCCTCATCCCGTTCATCGGCCCGCTGCTCGGAGGGGCGCTCGTGGTCGCCACCGCGTATGCCTCGGGGGGCATGCGCGTGGGCCTCATCGCGCTCGGGGTCTTCTTCGTGTACCAGCAGGTGGAGAACCACCTGCTCCAGCCCATCATCCAGCGCCACACCCTGCGGATGAACCCCCTGCTCATCGCGCTGTCCATGCTGGTGGGCACCGCGTTCGCCGGAGTGCTCGGCGCGCTCCTGGCCTTGCCGGTCGCGGGCGCGGTCCAGGTCGTCGCCCAGGACCGGCTCGCCCGCCGTCAGGAGCGGTGGCATGCCCAGGGCTTGGACCCCATCACCGAGCCGGTGCCCCCGCCTCCGCGCGAGGCGGAGGGGGAGAACGCGCCGGGCCCGCGGCACTGA
- a CDS encoding aldo/keto reductase, whose protein sequence is MSRFHRRAFLHASGLALATTAAGRVWAAPPEPPRMLTRPIPSTQEPLPVIGMGTWQTFDVGPDAAEQAPLEEVLRTFVALGGTLVDSSPMYGRSEEVVGTLAVKTGLQPKLFLATKVWTSGKAEGIRQMEDSLRKLRAQRVDLMEVHNLVDAATHLDTLRAWKEEGRVRYVGVTHYTASAHDAVAKLLQSRKVDFVQINYSVGEREAEQRLLSVARERGVAVIANRPFAGGGLLQRLKRKPLPPWAAELDCESWAQLLLKFVISHPAVTCAIPATSKPSHLRDNMKAGLGRLPDEKLRARIAAEAA, encoded by the coding sequence ATGAGCCGATTCCACCGGCGCGCCTTTCTCCACGCCTCGGGCCTGGCCCTCGCCACCACCGCGGCGGGACGGGTCTGGGCCGCCCCACCGGAGCCCCCCCGCATGCTCACCCGCCCCATCCCTAGCACCCAGGAGCCCCTGCCCGTCATCGGCATGGGCACCTGGCAGACCTTCGACGTGGGCCCGGACGCGGCGGAGCAGGCGCCGCTGGAGGAGGTGCTCCGCACGTTCGTCGCGCTGGGCGGCACGCTCGTCGACTCCTCGCCCATGTACGGCCGCTCCGAGGAGGTGGTGGGGACGCTGGCGGTGAAGACGGGCCTCCAGCCGAAGCTCTTCCTGGCCACGAAGGTGTGGACCTCGGGCAAGGCCGAGGGCATCCGGCAGATGGAGGACTCGCTGCGCAAGCTGCGCGCGCAGCGCGTGGATCTGATGGAGGTCCACAACCTGGTGGATGCCGCGACGCACCTGGACACCCTCCGGGCGTGGAAGGAGGAGGGCCGCGTCCGGTACGTGGGCGTCACCCACTACACGGCGAGCGCCCACGACGCGGTGGCGAAGCTCCTCCAGTCCCGGAAGGTGGACTTCGTGCAGATCAACTACTCGGTGGGAGAGCGGGAGGCCGAGCAGCGGCTGCTCTCCGTCGCGCGCGAGCGGGGCGTGGCCGTCATCGCCAACCGGCCCTTCGCGGGCGGAGGGCTGCTCCAGCGGCTCAAGCGCAAGCCCCTGCCCCCGTGGGCGGCGGAGCTCGACTGCGAGAGCTGGGCGCAGCTCTTGCTGAAGTTCGTGATTTCCCACCCGGCCGTGACGTGCGCGATCCCCGCCACGTCCAAGCCCAGCCACCTGCGCGACAACATGAAGGCGGGGCTGGGGCGGCTGCCGGATGAAAAGCTTCGGGCCCGCATCGCCGCGGAAGCGGCGTAG
- a CDS encoding ADP-ribosylglycohydrolase family protein, protein MPLTPAERQDRFHAAFLGLAIGDALGFPLRGVPPASLTRLTHLADDFSPRPRGKFAKGQFSDDTQMLLAASESVIREGKVDGRSAAAHFAWLWQEGVILQPPKGLSEALQRLAGGAPWMSAGAPLGLKCPSVLSRAMVVGLFEGRRARLPHDAGVLSVVTHKDPTCAAAAAAFAQAVALGMEEEALTAAAFCESLALAAAVHDKTLAEELRHLPRLLTWDVSRALGALRKVGVPRSELDGVEGLPPHVVPVLLTSLYATLKMPHDFREAVALVLRCGGEVDVAAAVTGALLGAHLGTRALPARLRKQVLYGENLLDTADRLFQARQVRETLVTALALHRRR, encoded by the coding sequence ATGCCGCTGACTCCCGCCGAGCGCCAGGACAGGTTTCATGCGGCGTTCCTGGGCCTCGCCATCGGTGATGCCCTGGGGTTTCCGCTCCGGGGCGTGCCGCCGGCGAGCCTCACGCGGCTCACCCACCTGGCGGACGACTTCTCCCCGCGCCCGCGCGGCAAGTTCGCCAAGGGGCAGTTCTCCGACGACACGCAGATGCTGCTGGCCGCCAGCGAGAGCGTCATCCGCGAGGGCAAGGTGGATGGGCGCAGCGCAGCGGCGCACTTCGCGTGGCTGTGGCAGGAGGGCGTCATCCTCCAGCCGCCCAAGGGCCTGTCCGAGGCGCTCCAGCGGCTCGCGGGCGGCGCGCCGTGGATGAGCGCCGGGGCGCCGCTGGGCCTCAAGTGCCCCTCGGTGCTCAGCCGCGCCATGGTGGTGGGCCTCTTCGAGGGCCGCCGCGCGCGCCTGCCGCACGACGCGGGCGTGCTCTCGGTGGTGACGCACAAGGACCCCACCTGCGCGGCCGCCGCGGCGGCCTTCGCGCAGGCGGTGGCGCTGGGCATGGAGGAGGAGGCGCTCACGGCGGCGGCCTTCTGCGAGTCCCTGGCGCTGGCCGCCGCGGTGCACGACAAGACGCTCGCGGAGGAGCTGCGGCACCTGCCCCGGCTGCTCACGTGGGACGTGTCCCGCGCGCTGGGCGCGCTGCGCAAGGTGGGCGTGCCGCGCTCGGAGCTCGACGGGGTGGAGGGGCTGCCGCCGCACGTGGTGCCGGTGCTGCTCACCTCGCTGTACGCGACGCTGAAGATGCCCCACGACTTTCGCGAGGCGGTGGCGCTGGTGCTGCGCTGTGGCGGCGAGGTGGACGTGGCCGCGGCGGTGACGGGCGCGCTCCTGGGGGCGCACCTGGGCACGCGCGCCCTGCCTGCCCGCCTGCGCAAGCAGGTGCTCTACGGGGAGAACCTGCTGGACACCGCGGACCGGCTCTTCCAGGCCCGCCAGGTGCGCGAGACGCTCGTCACGGCGCTGGCCCTGCACCGCCGGCGCTGA
- a CDS encoding sterol desaturase family protein — translation MEELHIPDLIVLAIPFFLVSLVAEGLIVRRLKREGRPLVGHTVKDTAASLSMGLGNLAINLGWKGIAFAAYVALYQLTPLRLGTGPWAWVLLFFADDFCYYWFHRVHHECRFFWASHVVHHSSEHYNLSTALRQTWTPMTGLPFWLPLALLGFHPVMIVTAQSISLLYQYWIHTETIGRMGPLEWVLNTPSHHRAHHASNVQYLDKNYGGILIVWDRLFGTFQPEVERPVYGLTKNIHTFHPVHIAFHEYAAILRDLQRSEPLRTRLGRVFHGPGWLPGPERPPDNTAHTLSA, via the coding sequence ATGGAAGAGCTTCACATCCCCGACCTCATCGTCCTGGCGATCCCCTTCTTCCTCGTGTCGCTCGTGGCCGAGGGGCTCATCGTCCGGCGGTTGAAGCGCGAGGGCCGGCCGCTCGTGGGCCACACGGTGAAGGACACCGCGGCGAGCCTCTCCATGGGCCTGGGCAACCTCGCCATCAACCTCGGCTGGAAGGGCATCGCCTTCGCGGCGTACGTGGCGCTCTACCAGCTCACGCCGCTGCGCCTGGGCACCGGGCCCTGGGCCTGGGTGCTGCTCTTCTTCGCGGACGACTTCTGCTACTACTGGTTCCACCGCGTCCATCACGAGTGCCGCTTCTTCTGGGCCTCGCACGTGGTGCACCACTCCAGCGAGCACTACAACCTGTCCACGGCGCTGCGGCAGACGTGGACGCCCATGACGGGGCTGCCCTTCTGGCTGCCCCTGGCGCTGCTGGGCTTCCACCCGGTGATGATTGTCACCGCGCAGTCCATCAGCCTGCTCTACCAGTACTGGATCCACACCGAGACCATCGGGCGGATGGGGCCGCTGGAGTGGGTGCTCAACACGCCCTCGCACCACCGCGCGCACCACGCCTCCAACGTGCAGTACCTCGACAAGAACTACGGCGGCATCCTCATCGTCTGGGACCGGCTCTTCGGCACCTTCCAGCCCGAGGTCGAGCGGCCCGTGTACGGGCTGACGAAGAACATCCACACCTTCCACCCGGTGCACATCGCCTTCCACGAGTACGCCGCCATCCTGAGGGACTTGCAGCGCTCCGAGCCCCTGCGCACCCGGCTGGGCCGCGTCTTCCACGGCCCGGGCTGGCTGCCCGGACCGGAACGTCCCCCGGACAACACCGCACACACCCTTTCCGCCTGA
- a CDS encoding SanA/YdcF family protein, which translates to MGRRGVLGVWMRRGLLTGVLSLLGVLALSHFVQQRYAHRILPREGAPEAPMALVFGAGLAPGGVPSAVLAQRLDTAIALWRAKKVDAVLVSGDNSDRFHDETRAMRRYLLERGVPERVVLGDDAGLSTYDSCVRAHDVFGMRRALLVTQRFHLPRALYIANSVGMDAWGVAADEGRPSTRRYLLRETFSRVLAVLMVMMDLKPASSLASPPPAR; encoded by the coding sequence ATGGGGCGTCGCGGCGTGCTGGGTGTTTGGATGCGCAGAGGGCTGCTGACCGGCGTGCTGAGCCTGCTCGGCGTGCTGGCGCTGTCCCACTTCGTCCAGCAGCGCTACGCCCACCGCATCCTGCCCCGCGAGGGGGCCCCCGAGGCCCCCATGGCGCTGGTGTTCGGCGCGGGGCTGGCGCCCGGGGGGGTGCCCTCCGCCGTGCTGGCCCAGCGGCTGGACACGGCCATCGCGCTCTGGCGGGCGAAGAAGGTGGACGCGGTGCTCGTCAGCGGGGACAACTCGGACCGGTTCCACGACGAGACGCGCGCCATGCGCCGCTACCTGTTGGAGCGGGGCGTGCCCGAGCGGGTGGTGCTCGGGGATGACGCGGGCCTGTCCACCTACGACAGCTGCGTGCGCGCCCACGACGTCTTCGGCATGCGCCGGGCGCTGTTGGTGACCCAGCGCTTCCACCTGCCTCGCGCGCTCTACATCGCCAACTCCGTGGGCATGGATGCCTGGGGCGTGGCGGCCGACGAGGGCAGGCCCTCCACCCGGCGCTACCTCCTGCGCGAGACGTTCTCCCGCGTGCTGGCGGTGCTCATGGTCATGATGGACCTGAAGCCCGCCTCCTCCCTGGCCTCGCCGCCTCCAGCGCGTTGA
- a CDS encoding TetR/AcrR family transcriptional regulator, whose translation MPPRKASPEAPAHARRTQQERREETRRRLLDATIAVLVEQGYARLTTVEVAKRAGVSQGAVFTHFDTKAELLVAAVEHLFPRLIQDYLAGYAGLPGGRDRIGAAVEMLWAVFERPEMLAAVELYVAARTEPELQAALATVEGPHRDNLLRVARGLFPEAAEYPDFEAVVELVIDAVQGGAIARVARPHHPALPRMRQVLVRFVHRSFTRHRQHQRIRP comes from the coding sequence ATGCCCCCGCGAAAGGCATCCCCGGAAGCCCCTGCGCATGCACGCCGCACCCAGCAGGAGCGGCGTGAGGAGACGCGCCGGCGGCTGCTGGACGCCACCATCGCGGTGCTGGTCGAGCAGGGCTATGCGCGGCTCACCACGGTGGAGGTCGCCAAGCGGGCGGGCGTCTCCCAGGGCGCGGTCTTCACCCACTTCGACACCAAGGCGGAGCTGCTGGTGGCCGCCGTCGAGCACCTCTTTCCCCGCCTCATCCAGGACTACCTCGCCGGCTACGCGGGGCTGCCCGGGGGCAGGGACCGCATCGGCGCCGCGGTGGAGATGCTGTGGGCCGTGTTCGAGCGGCCGGAGATGCTCGCCGCCGTCGAGCTGTACGTGGCGGCCCGCACGGAGCCCGAGCTCCAGGCGGCACTCGCCACCGTGGAGGGCCCCCACCGGGACAACCTCCTGCGCGTGGCGCGCGGGCTGTTTCCCGAGGCGGCCGAGTACCCGGACTTCGAGGCCGTCGTCGAGCTGGTCATCGACGCGGTGCAGGGCGGCGCCATCGCCCGCGTGGCCCGGCCCCACCACCCGGCCCTGCCGCGGATGCGCCAGGTGCTCGTCCGCTTCGTCCACCGCAGCTTCACCCGGCACCGGCAACACCAGCGCATCCGCCCCTAG
- a CDS encoding F0F1 ATP synthase subunit epsilon has protein sequence MAKLTVEIVTPEKRILSVQADEAIVPGSRGLFGVRPGHAPFLSLVEPGELTLIDAGRRESFFIAGGFVEVGNDKVLVLADGAEPVAGIDVEAARKRLAEAQERLKGLSSEDARYLAEQATVRRETARMNVAGGR, from the coding sequence ATGGCCAAGCTGACCGTGGAGATTGTCACCCCTGAGAAGCGCATCCTGTCCGTGCAGGCCGACGAGGCCATCGTGCCGGGAAGCCGCGGCCTCTTCGGCGTGCGCCCCGGCCACGCGCCTTTCCTGTCGCTCGTGGAGCCCGGGGAGCTGACGCTCATCGACGCGGGCCGGCGCGAGTCCTTCTTCATCGCCGGTGGCTTCGTCGAGGTGGGCAACGACAAGGTGCTGGTGCTGGCCGACGGCGCCGAGCCCGTGGCGGGTATCGACGTGGAGGCCGCGCGCAAGCGCCTGGCCGAGGCGCAGGAGCGCCTCAAGGGCCTGTCCTCCGAGGACGCGCGGTATCTGGCCGAGCAGGCCACGGTGCGCCGCGAGACGGCGCGCATGAACGTCGCGGGCGGCCGCTAG
- the atpG gene encoding ATP synthase F1 subunit gamma: MASLRDIRKRIRSVKNTRQITKAMKMVAAAKLRKAQDSIIAARPYAQTLDQIIADLAARSGDQELAHPLLVSRPVKRAEVVLLTSDRGLAGGFNSNVIRRANRFIFENSGLERVQLSTVGRKGHDFFRQRGQNIRKDYGGLYQRLNYLAAREMAEELTASFLNGEVDAVYVVYNEFISAISQKITVEQLLPLQNFAPAAPAGTPAAATATALVDFEYEPDRQAVLDRLVPQAISIKLYRALLESVASEHGARMSAMENATRNASDMIADLSLHYNRTRQAVITKELSEIVSGAEALK, translated from the coding sequence ATGGCGTCCCTTCGCGACATCCGCAAGCGCATCCGCTCGGTGAAGAACACGCGGCAGATCACCAAGGCCATGAAGATGGTGGCCGCCGCGAAGCTGCGCAAGGCGCAGGATTCCATCATCGCCGCCCGCCCCTACGCCCAGACGCTGGACCAGATCATCGCCGATCTGGCGGCCCGCTCCGGGGACCAGGAGCTGGCGCACCCGCTGCTGGTGAGCCGCCCCGTCAAGCGCGCCGAGGTGGTGCTGCTGACCTCGGACCGTGGCCTGGCCGGTGGGTTCAACTCCAACGTCATCCGCCGCGCCAACCGCTTCATCTTCGAGAACAGCGGGCTGGAGCGCGTCCAGCTGTCCACGGTGGGGCGCAAGGGTCACGACTTCTTCCGCCAGCGCGGCCAGAACATCCGCAAGGACTACGGCGGCTTGTACCAGCGGCTGAACTACCTTGCCGCCCGGGAGATGGCCGAGGAGCTCACCGCCAGCTTCCTCAATGGCGAGGTGGACGCCGTCTACGTCGTCTACAACGAGTTCATCTCCGCCATCAGCCAGAAGATCACCGTGGAGCAGCTCCTCCCGCTCCAGAACTTCGCCCCGGCCGCCCCGGCGGGGACGCCGGCCGCCGCCACGGCCACCGCGCTGGTGGACTTCGAGTACGAGCCGGACCGCCAGGCGGTGCTCGACCGGCTGGTGCCGCAGGCCATCTCCATCAAGCTCTACCGCGCCCTGCTGGAGAGCGTGGCCAGCGAGCACGGCGCCCGCATGAGCGCCATGGAGAACGCCACCCGCAACGCCAGCGACATGATCGCCGACCTGTCCCTGCACTACAACCGCACGCGCCAGGCCGTCATCACCAAGGAGCTGTCGGAGATCGTCTCCGGCGCCGAGGCCCTGAAGTAG
- the atpD gene encoding F0F1 ATP synthase subunit beta, with amino-acid sequence MSAQVATVGKITQVLGPVIDVEFPPGGLPEVYTALKVTNPSISAEADNLTIEVAQHLGENMVRCISMDSTEGLARGQAVKNTGAPIQVPVGKGTLGRILNVIGEPVDERGPITSTQTWPIHRPAPTFVEQDVRVQAFETGIKVIDLLGPYTRGGKIGLFGGAGVGKTVLLMELIRNVAKERGGFSVFAGVGERTREGNDLYHEMQEGNVINTKNLEESQCVLVYGQMNEPPGARARVALSALTIAEYFRDMEGRDVLLFVDNIFRFTQAGSEVSALLGRIPSAVGYQPTLSTEMGALQERITSTNKGSVTSVQAIYVPADDLTDPAPATTFAHLDATTVLNRAISELGIYPAVDPLDSTSRILDPNVVGPEHYGVARKVQGILQKYKELQDIIAILGMDELSESDKLTVARARKIQKFLSQPFHVAEVFTGAPGRYVELKDTIQGFKELAEGKHDDLPEAAFYMVGNINEAIEKARKLAAA; translated from the coding sequence ATGAGCGCTCAAGTTGCGACGGTAGGCAAGATCACCCAGGTCCTCGGTCCCGTGATTGACGTGGAGTTCCCGCCGGGAGGCCTGCCCGAGGTGTACACCGCCCTCAAGGTGACCAACCCCAGCATCAGCGCCGAGGCGGACAACCTCACCATCGAGGTGGCGCAGCACCTGGGCGAGAACATGGTGCGCTGCATCTCCATGGACTCCACCGAGGGTCTGGCCCGTGGCCAGGCGGTGAAGAACACCGGCGCCCCCATCCAGGTGCCCGTGGGCAAGGGCACCCTGGGCCGCATCCTGAACGTCATCGGCGAGCCGGTGGACGAGCGCGGCCCCATCACCTCCACGCAGACGTGGCCCATCCACCGCCCCGCGCCCACCTTCGTGGAGCAGGACGTGCGCGTGCAGGCCTTCGAGACGGGCATCAAGGTCATCGACCTGCTGGGGCCCTACACCCGCGGTGGCAAGATTGGCCTGTTCGGCGGCGCCGGCGTGGGCAAGACGGTGCTCCTGATGGAGCTCATCCGCAACGTGGCCAAGGAGCGCGGCGGCTTCTCGGTGTTCGCCGGCGTGGGCGAGCGCACCCGCGAGGGCAACGACCTGTACCACGAGATGCAGGAAGGCAACGTCATCAACACGAAGAACCTGGAGGAGAGCCAGTGCGTGCTGGTGTACGGGCAGATGAATGAGCCGCCCGGCGCCCGTGCCCGCGTGGCCCTCTCGGCGCTCACCATCGCCGAGTACTTCCGGGACATGGAGGGGCGCGACGTGCTCCTCTTCGTGGACAACATCTTCCGCTTCACCCAGGCCGGTTCCGAGGTGTCCGCGCTCCTGGGCCGCATCCCCAGCGCCGTGGGTTACCAGCCCACGCTGTCCACGGAGATGGGCGCCCTGCAGGAGCGCATCACCTCCACCAACAAGGGCTCGGTCACCTCCGTGCAGGCCATCTACGTGCCCGCCGACGACCTGACGGACCCGGCGCCGGCCACCACGTTCGCCCACCTGGATGCGACCACGGTGCTCAACCGCGCCATCTCCGAGCTGGGCATCTACCCCGCGGTGGACCCGCTCGACTCCACCAGCCGCATCCTCGACCCGAACGTCGTGGGGCCGGAGCACTACGGGGTGGCGCGCAAGGTCCAGGGCATCCTCCAGAAGTACAAGGAGCTCCAGGACATCATCGCCATCCTCGGCATGGACGAGCTGTCCGAGTCGGACAAGCTCACCGTGGCCCGCGCGCGGAAGATCCAGAAGTTCCTCTCCCAGCCCTTCCACGTGGCCGAAGTCTTCACCGGCGCCCCGGGGCGCTACGTGGAGCTGAAGGACACCATCCAGGGCTTCAAGGAGCTTGCCGAGGGCAAGCACGACGATCTGCCCGAGGCCGCCTTCTACATGGTGGGCAACATCAACGAGGCGATCGAGAAGGCCCGCAAGCTGGCCGCGGCCTAA
- a CDS encoding glucose-6-phosphate isomerase: protein MSQRELWERYKRYLCVSPSLGFSLDISRMKFTEAFLDRMREPLKQAFDAMEELEKGAIANPDEKRQVGHYWLRASELSPEAGIGRSIRDTLADVHWFAEEIHAGRIVPQTAERFTQLLIVGIGGSALGPQLVADALGGASDPMKLFFFDNTDPDGMDRVLAQVGDKLPETLTLVISKSGGTKETRNGMLEAERAYKARGLEFGAHAVAITGDNSELDRYAKKNSWLRTFPMWDWIGGRTSVLSAVGLLPARLQGLDVDGLLAGAREMDRQTRQREVMRNPAALLALMWFHAGDGRGTRDMVILPYKDRLLLLSKYLQQLVMESLGKELSLDGQVVNQGLAVYGNKGSTDQHAYVQQLREGVHNFFVTFVEVLKDRQGPSQPVEEDATSGDYLVGFLLGTRRALYEKDRESILLTVPDVSARTLGALIALYERAVGLYAQLVHINAYHQPGVEAGKKAAGTVLELQRKLLSHLRAKKGQGGTADALATAIGAPDEAETVFHVLEHLAANPDHGVTRTEGSSPFDARYQVA, encoded by the coding sequence ATGAGCCAGCGGGAGCTGTGGGAGCGGTACAAGCGTTATCTGTGTGTCAGCCCATCCTTGGGCTTCTCGCTCGACATCTCGCGGATGAAGTTCACCGAGGCCTTCCTGGACCGGATGCGCGAGCCGCTGAAGCAGGCCTTCGATGCCATGGAGGAGCTGGAGAAGGGGGCCATCGCCAACCCGGACGAGAAGCGCCAGGTGGGCCACTACTGGCTCCGGGCCTCGGAGCTGTCACCCGAGGCGGGCATCGGCCGGTCCATCCGCGACACGCTGGCGGACGTGCACTGGTTCGCCGAGGAGATCCACGCCGGGCGAATCGTCCCGCAGACGGCCGAGCGCTTCACCCAGCTGCTCATCGTCGGCATCGGCGGCTCGGCGCTGGGCCCGCAGCTGGTGGCGGACGCGCTGGGCGGCGCCTCGGACCCGATGAAGCTGTTCTTCTTCGACAACACGGACCCCGACGGCATGGACCGGGTGCTCGCCCAGGTGGGTGACAAGCTGCCCGAGACGCTCACGCTCGTCATCAGCAAGTCGGGCGGCACCAAGGAGACGCGCAACGGCATGCTGGAGGCCGAGCGGGCCTACAAGGCGCGCGGGCTCGAGTTCGGCGCGCACGCGGTGGCCATCACCGGCGACAACAGCGAGCTGGACCGGTACGCGAAGAAGAACAGCTGGCTGCGCACCTTCCCCATGTGGGACTGGATCGGCGGGCGCACCTCGGTGCTCTCCGCGGTGGGCCTGCTGCCCGCGCGGCTCCAGGGGCTGGATGTGGACGGGCTGCTCGCGGGCGCGCGGGAGATGGACCGGCAGACGCGGCAGCGCGAGGTGATGCGCAACCCCGCGGCGCTGCTCGCGCTCATGTGGTTCCACGCCGGGGACGGGCGGGGCACCCGCGACATGGTCATCCTGCCGTACAAGGACCGGCTGCTCCTGCTCTCGAAGTACCTCCAGCAGCTCGTCATGGAGTCGCTGGGCAAGGAGCTGTCGCTGGACGGCCAGGTGGTCAACCAGGGCCTCGCCGTCTACGGCAACAAGGGCTCCACGGATCAGCACGCCTACGTGCAGCAGCTGCGCGAGGGCGTTCACAACTTCTTCGTCACCTTCGTGGAGGTGCTCAAGGACCGGCAAGGCCCCTCGCAGCCCGTCGAGGAGGACGCCACCAGCGGCGACTACCTGGTGGGCTTCCTGCTGGGCACGCGCCGGGCGCTCTACGAGAAGGACCGCGAGTCCATCCTGCTCACCGTGCCGGACGTGAGCGCGCGCACGCTGGGCGCCCTCATCGCCCTGTACGAGCGCGCGGTGGGGCTCTACGCCCAGCTCGTGCACATCAACGCCTACCACCAGCCGGGCGTCGAGGCGGGCAAGAAGGCCGCCGGCACCGTGCTGGAGCTGCAGCGCAAGCTGCTGTCCCACCTGCGCGCGAAGAAGGGGCAGGGCGGGACGGCGGACGCGCTGGCCACCGCCATTGGCGCCCCGGACGAGGCGGAGACGGTGTTCCACGTGCTGGAGCACCTGGCGGCCAACCCGGACCATGGCGTGACGCGCACCGAAGGCAGCAGCCCCTTCGATGCGCGCTACCAGGTGGCCTGA
- a CDS encoding phage holin family protein, translating to MDLESERLERSQLESLTTAELIRHAFAEARLLVKAEVLHAKKELREEVKAARTGGILLGAAGVLALCGVAALFVALGLVLPVAAPLGVLLVGVAILLIAGVLGFAGVKKLPKKPLNHTQERLKADFGLARETLQ from the coding sequence GTGGACCTCGAATCGGAACGCTTGGAGCGAAGCCAACTGGAGTCTCTGACCACCGCCGAACTCATCCGGCACGCCTTCGCGGAGGCAAGGCTGCTGGTGAAGGCGGAGGTCCTGCATGCCAAGAAGGAGCTGCGGGAGGAAGTGAAGGCCGCCCGGACCGGCGGCATCCTGCTGGGCGCCGCCGGGGTGCTGGCGCTGTGTGGGGTGGCGGCCCTCTTCGTCGCGCTGGGGCTGGTGCTGCCCGTGGCGGCCCCGCTGGGGGTGCTGCTGGTGGGCGTGGCCATCCTGCTCATCGCGGGCGTGCTGGGCTTCGCGGGCGTGAAGAAGCTGCCCAAGAAGCCCCTCAACCATACCCAGGAGCGCCTCAAGGCGGACTTCGGCCTGGCGCGGGAGACCCTTCAATGA